One region of Pseudoalteromonas galatheae genomic DNA includes:
- a CDS encoding NADP-dependent oxidoreductase — protein MSNAINQAQNAQTNRRITLASRPHGAPTQENFNYEEAQIPTLKEGEVLLRTVFLSLDPYMRGRMSDAKSYADPVAIGEVMVGGTVCRVEESNNPKFTQGDWVLAMSGWQDYSVSDGTGLLKLDNNLPNPSYSLGVLGVPGLTAYMGLMDIGQPKAGETVVVAAATGAVGSLVGQIAKLQGCRVIGIAGGAEKCSYATEALGFDVCLDHRKDDLAEQLAQACPSGIDVYFENVGGKVFDAVMPLLNSSARIPLCGLISQYNATELPPGPDRMSMLMATLLTKRVKMQGFIVFDDYGHRYNEFSEAMQPWLNAGKIKYKEHLVEGMDNAVEAFIGLLEGKNFGKLVVRLGPDELV, from the coding sequence ATGAGTAACGCAATAAACCAAGCTCAAAACGCACAAACGAATCGTCGCATTACCTTGGCGTCGCGCCCACATGGTGCACCAACGCAAGAAAATTTCAATTATGAAGAAGCACAGATCCCAACGCTAAAAGAGGGAGAGGTGCTTCTTCGTACCGTCTTTTTGTCGTTAGATCCTTACATGCGTGGCCGTATGAGCGACGCAAAATCCTATGCAGATCCGGTTGCTATCGGCGAAGTGATGGTGGGTGGTACGGTATGCCGAGTCGAAGAATCGAATAACCCTAAATTTACCCAAGGTGACTGGGTACTCGCGATGAGTGGCTGGCAGGACTATAGCGTTTCGGATGGCACGGGCTTACTTAAGTTAGATAACAATTTACCCAACCCATCATATAGCTTGGGCGTTTTAGGGGTGCCAGGCCTTACTGCCTACATGGGATTGATGGATATCGGCCAGCCAAAAGCTGGAGAAACTGTAGTGGTTGCTGCAGCAACAGGTGCTGTAGGGAGCCTTGTTGGACAAATAGCAAAACTGCAAGGCTGTAGAGTAATAGGTATTGCTGGTGGCGCTGAAAAGTGCAGTTACGCTACTGAGGCACTTGGTTTTGATGTCTGCCTTGATCATCGTAAGGATGATCTCGCAGAGCAGTTAGCTCAGGCTTGCCCATCTGGTATCGACGTCTATTTTGAAAATGTGGGTGGTAAGGTGTTCGATGCGGTTATGCCACTGCTTAACTCAAGTGCTCGGATCCCACTTTGTGGGTTGATCTCTCAGTATAATGCCACTGAATTGCCACCAGGACCTGATCGTATGTCTATGTTGATGGCGACACTGCTTACTAAGCGAGTGAAAATGCAAGGCTTTATTGTATTCGATGATTATGGGCATAGATACAACGAGTTTAGCGAAGCGATGCAACCATGGTTAAACGCGGGCAAGATTAAATACAAAGAGCATCTAGTTGAGGGTATGGATAATGCTGTTGAGGCGTTCATTGGCTTACTAGAGGGTAAAAACTTTGGCAAGCTTGTTGTGCGTTTAGGTCCAGACGAGCTGGTATAA
- a CDS encoding type 1 glutamine amidotransferase domain-containing protein, which translates to MTAKKILMVLTSHAELGNTGEKTGFWIEEFAAPYYAFVDAGVEVTLASPKGGQPPIDPKSEQPDFQTDSTKRYFDDQKTQELVANTLPLAEVNAADFDAVFYPGGHGPLWDLATDTNSIQLISSFLAADKPVGAVCHATAVLMDVKATSGEYLVKGKVVSGFTNSEEEAVGLTDVVPFLLEDELVKRGADFQKVDDWNVFAIRDGLLFTGQNPASSELVAEKMLTYLNQL; encoded by the coding sequence ATGACAGCAAAGAAAATTTTAATGGTGCTAACGTCACATGCAGAACTAGGCAACACAGGTGAGAAGACAGGGTTTTGGATTGAAGAGTTTGCTGCACCTTACTATGCCTTTGTGGATGCAGGGGTAGAAGTAACGCTTGCTTCACCAAAAGGTGGTCAGCCGCCAATTGACCCAAAAAGCGAACAGCCTGATTTCCAAACCGACAGTACTAAGCGCTATTTTGATGATCAAAAAACGCAGGAACTGGTGGCAAATACGCTGCCGCTAGCAGAGGTGAACGCGGCAGATTTTGACGCCGTATTTTACCCAGGCGGTCACGGACCTCTATGGGATTTAGCAACAGATACCAATTCAATCCAATTGATCAGTTCCTTTTTAGCTGCAGATAAACCAGTTGGTGCGGTATGCCATGCAACCGCTGTGCTGATGGATGTAAAAGCTACATCGGGCGAATATCTGGTAAAAGGTAAGGTGGTGTCTGGTTTTACGAATAGTGAAGAGGAGGCCGTCGGGCTAACTGATGTCGTGCCATTTTTATTAGAAGATGAGCTGGTTAAACGAGGTGCAGATTTCCAAAAAGTGGATGACTGGAATGTGTTTGCCATTAGAGATGGCTTACTGTTTACAGGACAAAATCCAGCAAGCTCTGAACTTGTCGCTGAGAAAATGCTGACGTACCTAAACCAGCTGTAA
- a CDS encoding LysR family transcriptional regulator: protein MDISFEQLKSMVVFAQVIEQGTLSGAARHLNLSRAVVSYHVKKLESQLGIKLLNRSTRTISLTEAGREYYQRCRVIAEQAFAANQQIENLKKEPIGLIKLTCPVNVGLQTIVPALNEFRAMYPKIQLDIMLTDEVVNIIKEGIDLAIRGAPLPDSGLQASKLSVLETCLCASPDYLQKYGVPKHPTDLYQHQWVIYKLTSGALTLSKGARAYSITMKGDISTNNAAARTAFVEGGHGLGRIPTYDALPKIQAGTLVPVLEDYTLPDIHVYGVFPEGNANSKKVRLLLDFLKGYFQRQLVEA, encoded by the coding sequence GTGGATATTTCGTTTGAGCAACTCAAAAGCATGGTTGTCTTTGCCCAAGTTATCGAGCAAGGCACTTTAAGTGGCGCCGCTAGGCATTTAAATTTGTCTCGCGCAGTGGTGAGCTACCATGTTAAAAAACTGGAGTCACAGTTAGGCATAAAATTGCTCAATCGCTCGACTCGCACCATTTCACTTACAGAAGCAGGTCGCGAATACTACCAGCGCTGCCGTGTGATTGCAGAGCAAGCCTTTGCCGCAAACCAGCAAATTGAGAATTTAAAGAAAGAGCCTATCGGTCTAATAAAGCTTACCTGCCCTGTTAATGTTGGCTTGCAAACCATAGTGCCTGCACTCAATGAATTTAGAGCTATGTATCCTAAGATCCAGCTCGATATCATGCTCACAGATGAAGTCGTCAATATCATCAAAGAAGGCATTGATCTGGCCATTCGAGGTGCCCCACTTCCCGATTCAGGCTTGCAAGCCAGTAAACTTTCAGTGCTAGAAACCTGTCTGTGCGCATCGCCAGATTATTTGCAAAAGTATGGCGTCCCCAAACACCCCACCGATCTCTACCAGCATCAATGGGTGATTTACAAGCTGACATCGGGGGCGCTCACATTGAGTAAAGGGGCTAGGGCCTATAGCATCACGATGAAGGGCGATATAAGCACCAACAATGCAGCGGCACGCACCGCTTTTGTGGAGGGTGGTCATGGTCTTGGACGAATTCCAACTTACGACGCGTTACCAAAAATACAAGCCGGAACTTTGGTTCCTGTATTAGAAGATTACACCCTGCCAGACATACATGTTTATGGCGTTTTCCCTGAAGGCAATGCCAACTCTAAAAAAGTTCGCTTACTGCTCGATTTTCTAAAAGGGTATTTTCAGCGTCAACTGGTTGAAGCGTAA
- a CDS encoding ion transporter: MSKLTALVEAKLFQNFLIAVILFNAVTLGLETTQFGKNNAALLHKIDFVILMIFTLELLLKLIVYRLKFFKSGWNIFDFVIVAISWAPSTGALSVLRAFRILRVLRLFSVVPQMRRVIGALGHSLPGMASVIGVLGIVFYVSAVLTTKLFGQHPDPNMQEWFGSIGASAYTLFQVMTLESWSMGIVRPTMELFPQSWLFFVPFIIITSFAVLNLFIGIIVDAMQVMHEEEQGKPDQVLATKEDILRVEEKLNELLKSKNR, encoded by the coding sequence ATGTCAAAGCTAACTGCACTCGTAGAGGCTAAACTGTTTCAGAACTTTCTGATTGCAGTAATTTTGTTTAATGCTGTGACACTGGGCCTAGAAACGACTCAGTTTGGCAAAAACAATGCAGCTCTACTGCACAAGATTGACTTTGTCATATTGATGATTTTTACCCTTGAACTCTTGTTGAAGCTGATTGTTTATCGTCTGAAATTTTTCAAGTCCGGTTGGAACATCTTTGACTTCGTTATTGTCGCTATCTCATGGGCACCTTCAACTGGAGCCTTGTCGGTGCTACGGGCGTTTAGAATTTTAAGGGTCTTAAGACTATTTTCTGTTGTTCCTCAGATGCGTCGGGTTATTGGTGCCCTTGGACACTCACTACCGGGTATGGCTTCAGTAATTGGCGTACTTGGCATTGTGTTTTATGTGTCTGCAGTACTCACAACAAAATTATTTGGCCAACACCCAGATCCCAACATGCAAGAGTGGTTTGGCTCCATTGGCGCCTCAGCTTACACACTGTTTCAGGTAATGACGCTAGAGAGCTGGTCAATGGGAATTGTCCGTCCGACTATGGAACTATTTCCGCAGTCTTGGTTGTTCTTTGTACCCTTTATCATTATCACCAGCTTTGCGGTACTTAATCTTTTTATCGGTATTATCGTCGATGCGATGCAAGTAATGCATGAAGAAGAGCAAGGCAAACCTGATCAAGTTTTAGCGACCAAAGAAGATATTTTGCGGGTTGAAGAGAAGCTCAATGAGCTTTTAAAAAGCAAAAACCGCTAG
- a CDS encoding DUF6172 family protein: MKKTFELIHPKIKLERRVDAVKHELKKYLKRERNKTLPAGADYWDFDCKFGNTEAEAEPVHLSQLNKLIDKTQTENLTSFYVEILAKPGYRKSNDLSDDELEDY, from the coding sequence ATGAAAAAGACATTTGAACTAATTCACCCGAAAATCAAACTTGAAAGACGCGTTGATGCGGTTAAGCATGAGCTTAAAAAATACCTAAAGCGCGAGCGCAACAAAACTCTGCCTGCAGGGGCTGATTATTGGGATTTTGATTGTAAGTTTGGTAATACAGAAGCAGAAGCCGAGCCAGTGCACCTATCACAACTAAACAAATTGATTGATAAAACGCAAACTGAAAACCTCACTTCCTTTTATGTTGAGATTTTAGCAAAGCCAGGCTATAGAAAATCAAACGATTTATCTGACGATGAGTTAGAAGACTACTAA
- a CDS encoding RNA methyltransferase gives MNESFVAIGLVNPKSPTNVGGVLRAAGCYDAQAIYFSGNRYARAAKYHTDTKNVADNIPIKQVDDFISLKVAGRALVCVELVEGATPLPQFTHPDNALYIFGPEDGSLPQEIVDAADAVVYVPTIGCMNLAATVNVLLYDRMAKRSTGFDASQILTSRDINNRLTVE, from the coding sequence ATGAACGAGTCATTTGTAGCAATCGGATTAGTAAACCCTAAATCACCAACCAACGTGGGTGGCGTATTACGGGCCGCAGGTTGTTATGATGCGCAAGCCATCTACTTTAGCGGCAATCGTTACGCAAGGGCTGCAAAGTATCATACGGATACAAAAAACGTTGCCGACAATATTCCCATCAAACAAGTTGATGATTTCATCAGTTTAAAAGTAGCAGGCCGTGCGCTTGTCTGTGTTGAGCTGGTAGAGGGCGCAACCCCACTGCCACAGTTTACTCACCCCGACAATGCGTTATACATTTTTGGTCCTGAAGATGGCAGTCTGCCACAAGAAATCGTCGATGCCGCCGATGCCGTGGTGTATGTACCAACCATAGGCTGCATGAACTTAGCCGCGACAGTCAATGTGTTGTTATATGATCGCATGGCAAAACGTTCAACCGGGTTTGATGCCTCGCAGATACTCACCAGTCGCGATATCAATAACCGCCTAACGGTTGAATAA
- a CDS encoding fatty acid desaturase, with protein MPTLTARQNIKVIVTAIQAEEQSLRSRYPILNWQNSIAMVILLLSLTALIGVALLYYFAVIPAWLCILLAAFITSISHELEHDLIHKQYFSDRPFVYHFMMLVVWMMRPNTVNPWYRRQIHLHHHKVSGTEQDLEERLVGNGIQSLWLRAVVITDGLLGLLLNAKQFSREVKGFTFLQVFNAGFPLATAYFATLYGVIAYYVLQFIQPFELPRWGADLLAVAEFFMVVLIIPNMIRSASLNLVTSSMHYYGGVNNVLEQTHVITSCWFLPFQLFCFDFGRTHTIHHFVPNQPFYIRQLISKKIRPVMAQHGVHFDDLQSLKNANHYSVKVQVSQK; from the coding sequence ATGCCAACATTAACCGCTAGGCAGAATATCAAAGTGATAGTGACTGCTATCCAAGCCGAAGAGCAGTCGCTTCGATCGCGTTATCCTATTTTAAACTGGCAAAACAGCATTGCGATGGTGATTTTGCTGTTGTCGTTAACTGCGTTAATTGGCGTTGCCTTGCTTTACTATTTTGCCGTTATTCCTGCATGGCTGTGCATTCTGTTGGCGGCTTTTATTACTTCTATTTCTCATGAACTTGAACACGATTTGATCCACAAGCAGTATTTTAGTGACCGTCCATTCGTATATCATTTTATGATGTTAGTAGTGTGGATGATGCGACCTAATACAGTGAATCCTTGGTATCGCAGGCAAATTCATTTACATCATCATAAAGTGTCTGGCACTGAACAAGACCTAGAAGAGCGCTTGGTGGGTAATGGTATCCAATCTCTTTGGTTGCGAGCTGTGGTCATTACAGATGGATTGCTAGGTTTATTATTGAATGCCAAGCAGTTTAGTCGAGAAGTCAAGGGTTTTACGTTTTTACAAGTCTTTAATGCTGGCTTTCCGCTTGCTACGGCTTATTTTGCGACTTTATATGGTGTGATTGCTTATTACGTGCTGCAATTTATACAACCATTTGAATTACCTAGGTGGGGAGCAGATTTACTAGCGGTTGCTGAGTTCTTTATGGTGGTATTGATTATACCTAATATGATCCGTTCAGCATCTTTAAACCTTGTCACATCTTCAATGCATTATTATGGTGGGGTGAATAATGTGTTAGAGCAGACCCATGTGATCACCAGTTGCTGGTTTTTACCATTTCAGTTATTTTGTTTTGATTTTGGCCGCACGCACACGATCCACCACTTTGTGCCTAATCAGCCATTTTATATTCGACAATTAATAAGTAAAAAAATACGTCCGGTTATGGCCCAGCATGGCGTGCATTTTGATGACTTACAAAGCTTAAAAAATGCAAATCACTACTCGGTCAAAGTCCAGGTTAGTCAAAAATAA
- a CDS encoding acyl-CoA thioesterase: MQEFLEKFAITTKVNVVWGEMDALGHVNNVSYFRYFETARIDFLTQTGLLSVLSEPTHSPVLRDTYAQYKRPVTFPDTLHIGSYITDIKEDRFTMRYEAFSESQQAVCTTGYANVVMFNMKTGKKSPIPENMLAILKQYEMDDSQ; encoded by the coding sequence ATGCAGGAGTTTTTAGAAAAGTTTGCAATCACCACCAAAGTGAATGTGGTATGGGGAGAAATGGATGCATTGGGGCATGTGAATAACGTGTCGTATTTTCGCTACTTTGAAACTGCGCGAATCGATTTTTTGACTCAAACGGGCTTACTTTCGGTATTATCAGAGCCTACCCATAGTCCGGTTTTGCGTGATACGTACGCGCAATATAAACGACCCGTCACTTTTCCAGATACCTTGCATATTGGTTCATATATCACTGATATCAAAGAAGATCGTTTTACCATGCGCTACGAGGCTTTTAGTGAATCGCAACAAGCAGTATGCACAACGGGGTATGCGAATGTGGTGATGTTTAATATGAAAACAGGGAAAAAATCGCCAATTCCAGAGAATATGCTGGCTATATTGAAGCAATACGAGATGGACGATAGTCAATAG